TAATACACTCTCCTCCCCCTCTGCGCTGATGCTTCAAGGCGGAGGGTTGAGGTTGGGTTATTGAATCCGTGAcgggcaaatgaataaatgaatgaatatgcgGCCTAAAGCTCTAGACTTGGGGACTGAATGAGTGACTTCATCAGATCCTCCCAACAAGAGGCTCGGCAGGGGCCTGGCCTGGCAGACAAATGTTTGGGGTTTGGCACCTCCACAGCTACTCCCCGGGTCCTCATGTCTAGTCCTGGCTCCCCATCGCCTCgcagggtgaccttgggcaggccaGCTCACACATCAGTAACATCAAGGGCTTCCCTGTTGGGAGTGAGGAGGTAACGgtgcccccctgccccaccttaCCAGGCCAGCAAATGCCAAGGAAGCAAGCAGATATTGTTGTAGaggatttattttttcagaaggcCTGAGGGACAAGGTCaggacaggaagggaggggaaatcccaggatgctggaggGCCCTATGCATGGGGCAGGGGTAGGTTAGCATTTTCTTTCCCGTGTTCTGGACCTAACCCCACAGCCCCCACAGAGAATGGTATTCTCATACtcaagtgaggctcagagaggttcaacAGTCTCAGAATTCCAGAGAAATGACCCCCCTCCTGCGCTGCCCCAGGCCACCTCAGAAAGAAACAAGCCGAGtgtaaagtttctttcttttatctggTGAATCTGTGGTCCCCAAGAAAGTGCAGATAAACCCCAAATCCCAGTCCTTATGCTGACCCCTGCCACCCAAGAACAATCTTCACCCAAGGCTCTTCCATTTAACTATGCCTGCACACTCCCAGGACCAGAAAAGATCCCCCTTGTCCCCCTCCCACACAGTTCCTAAAATTCCTCCATTCATTCAGTTGGCCCCTTAAACATTTGCCCTCTTTTCTTATAGAAATATAGCTAGAGCTTGTTAATACCAAGCCAAGTGTAGTCATTCACACCATAGTGAAAATTAAGTTACTGGTTAttagggaaaagagagagggaaagtggggGGACTCTGAAGAGGTCAGGCCTGGGTGTTGGAGGTTGGAGGAGCAGTCAAGACTAGAGGGAAACAAGAAGAGTAAACAGACCCAACACAAAACTGAAATGGGGATGAAAGGTGAATCTGGGCAAATTTGAGGCTTCACAATTGACTCAGCTGGCTGCTTTCTAGATGCACTTGAGTCTCTGTATTGATGTGTGAGGGTCTTTGGGAGGTGGGAGTTGGGAGCTGGGAGAGGAACATTACTTTTATTAATTCAGTCTATAGCCATTCGTTGAGCCCGATTCTGAaccaggccctgtgctctgcACTCGGTGTTAAGAGGCCAGGAGACAAAGTAACTCAGGCatgggaccttggtccagccagtggGGCTGGAGGGCAAGCCCCCAAGTCCTGAGAATTCGGGGAAGACTGCAATCAGGGCTGTTTAGAGAGGGCAGAGGGTCAGGggacatctgaaaaaaaaaaaaaaacaaaaaccaaaataaaactcaATTGCTGGCAGCTTGGGCTGTGCAATGCCTCAGAGGGCCGGGAGGGTTGGATACGTGCAGGTGATGGGAAGACATTCTGGGCATCGGGAGCAGCCTAGAGAAAGACCTGGACAACATATGTACAGCATGAGTTTAGAAAACAGGGAGCTGGAGTCCAACATGCGCGAAGGGAAGTGAGGCAGGGCTGGAGACAGGTGTCAGGCTCCCCAGCTTTCACCACAGCCTGGGGcaatggggagctgtgggagggTTTTTGAGCCAGGGAGTAACTGAGCAGGACTGTGGCCTCTCTGGCTGTGGTGGGGTAGAGGATGGGTTGGAGGCATAAGAGGGGAGATGAGGGACAGTGTGGAGGCTCGTCTGAGTGTGACAGCTTCAGGGACAGAGATAAAAGATGGTGTAGAGATTCGTTGGCACAGGCTTGTGTTGGGGAACAGCTGTGATGGCGGGGAGGTGGGGCTCTGTGAGCCTTCCCGGAGGAGCCAAGGCAACGGTCCTCAGGGCAGGGCCCTTCCTCATGCGCTCAGTTTCTGGACAATCTTTTTCACCCAGGGCATTCTGGGGTCAGCACAGATCTCCCGGTCCTTGACAGTTAGGAagctggaaggaggagggaatgAGGGAGCATTAGCACGCAGCAAGGATGCTACAACTCTTCTCAGGAAGCTTAGCATTTATGAGTCACTTACGGTATGCAGAGATGCCCACCATACAGAGTCGCTTAGCATTTATGTGGCCCTGCCCCGGGCAGGAGTACTTGCTACATAGAGTGTCTCAATTTTTATGAGGCCCCTGCTGTATGTAAACACACTTCTTCAcggggagaggaggagacagaggctaGGACTTCCCGGACTCTCAGTTCCTCAGCCCCAGGCTTGAGTGCCAGGTCAGGTCAGGGAATAAAATGCCCAGGAGTCTCACAACCATTGCTCACATCACCTTGGGGGAGAGGATATTGGGTAGTAACCCAGGAACTTTGGAGCCTGCTCATCTGGGTTAAAATCCTAGCTCTACCATTGCTGGCAAGTCCCTCAGTtaccacatctgtaaaatggggatgatattcATGGTCCTTGAATGAAGATTAGATGAGTTAATACAAACTGATGGGCTCAGAGCAGCTCCCAGCAGAGAGGAACTGAACTCTTCACaatgattttcttcataaatcCTATGGGGCCCTATTATTCTACCCATTTCATAGGTGAGGAAAGTGAGGCCCAAGAGGGTAAAACAGCTTGCCCGAGTGCCAGAGCTGGTAAGATCTGATTCATTATGCCCCCTAGAAGCCCAAAGCACAGAGAAGAGAGGTAGGCACTGACCCAAGATCACACGGCAATCGCAGGCTTTCTCCCACCCTCACAGCCATTGTTGGCAGAAATGGACTTAAAGCTGGCTAGAGGTCAAGGACATGCCCACAGCCCtactcccttcctgcctctcaagAGCCTGTCCATGGGGCCTAGAAGCTCCAAGCTCCCCTACTTCTCAGACCTGTCCCCACCCCACAGACAACCAGTgaacagaaagaacaaagaaggcaGCAGTGTTGATGTTGGCCATACGGGCAGCCTGCCCTGGCTGCTGTGTGACACTGGGTAAGACTCAGCCCCCCTCTGAAACTCCATCTCCACCTTTGTCAGGACATTCTTTCCAGAGCGCCTTCTGGCTCAAACGCCAATAATCACGTGTGCTGTCTTTTACTGAACATCTTTATAGGCCAGGGACCGAGCATTACACGTTTTGCTTACTATTACCATGCCCTGTGCCGCTCAGGAGGTTCcacaacctctctgtgcccctgGCCTTGCCTGGCAAAAGGTGATCAGAACAGCACCTACAACATAGGGTTGtttcaaggattaaatgagttcaaATTTATAAAGCGGTTGTAAGTGCCTAGCATTTAGCGAGCACTCTTTACagatttgataaataaaaataaatgaaggagggctgtctggctgactcagtgggtggaacgtgtgactcttgatctcgggtttgtgagttcgagccccacattaggtggaAAGATTACCTAAAAgtcaaatccttaaaaaaaaaaagaaaaagaaagtgggggcgcctgggtggctcagttgttaagcatctctgccttcagctcaggtcgtgatcccagggccctaggatcaagccctacatccccgcagagaagggagcctgcttctccctctctttctctctccctgcttgtattccctctctcactatgtctctctctgtcaaataaataaatctgtaaaaaaaaaaaaaaaaccttgggacaccttggtggctcagttggttaggccgctgcctttggctcaggtcatgatcccggggtcctggatcgagtcccgcatcgggctccttgcccagcagggagcctgcttcccttgatctctctctgcctgcctctctgcctgcttgtgcattatcacgctctctcgctctctctctctgacaaataaataaataaaatcttaaaaaaaaagccttaaaaaacaaattgatagatagatagatagagaaatGTGATCGCTCCTGTTAtactgatggggaaactgagtttcagagtTGAAGTGACACAAACCCACTTCAGCCATCTTTGTTATTCACCCACAGACTCCTGTGAGGGATGGAAGATGAGTATGGAGGAAGGTGAGAAGATGATGGAGCCCCAAAGGGGGTCATGAGGCCCCAGgcccagacaccccactgagcgaGTTGACAGGTAGCAGCCCCAGGGACAGGCCACCTCATGCAGCCAGTGGCAGGTGCAGGCCCCAGGCTCCAGGCCaaggaaaaggaagcaaagaCATGGAGAGACAAAggcaaaagagaacaaaaacctcAAGAGAAAACCCTGAGCGGGGACCCAGGAGTTCTGATTTGAGCCTGGCAGCCTCGAGCAAATCACTCCCCCGCCCCAACTCCCTGCACCTggttctccatctgcaaaatgcaGATGACCACACGCCTTGTAGGAAGGCTGTGGGGCGACCTGAGTTCACACAGGAATGCTCAGAACTGTGCCCGGTTGCCTGGCCGTGGGACACTCTCTGTCAGCTCTGTACTCCTCGGGGAGCAATGGGCTGCCTCAGCTAActcccagggtgctggggaggATTCCAGATGCTTCTGCTAGGAGCATCGCTGCTGACTCAGAGGCTCTGGGCACACTGCCAGCACGCTGCTCCCCACGCTACAGCTCCACACGGCCCACGCGAGTTCTGCCGTGCAGACAGACAGCCGGCGCCTGGTTCATTCAGATCTGCACCCTGGGGACACGGCGCGCCACCCAGCACCTGGCAGGCACCCCATGAGATTTGTCGAATGACCACAGGATTTCTTTTCTGAGCCATTTCAAGGACGGATTGTACGTCCCCCATCCCTGGGtctgtcccccgcccccccacttcTCCCGGACCCTCCTGGGCCAAACCCACCGGGCTCTCCAAGGCCAGGCCCTGCCTCCCCAGCTCCATACTCACACCACGCCAGGCCTCCGGCACGAGTCTGAAGTCCAGTAGAAAAACCTGATCATgcgcagaggcagagggtgacgGAAGTACTCCCGGCAGCAGACGCTGTCTTCCACGTTGGTGCCATAAGGACCTGGAGGAGAAGGTTCCCCAGCTGGGCATAGGCAGGTCACCCATGGCCCCAACCTCTGAGCCACACTTCTGTTCTCATATGGAAGGCTGGTGCCAGGGGGACTCTGGACCCTCAAAGTCCCCAGGCTCAGGGTCTCTGAAGGGCCCAGTCTATGTAGGTCGGCTCCAAGGAGAGGGACTTACAGTGACTGAGAATCAGTGAAGCCCTAGGCTTCTAGGTGGGACCCAAGACTCTGCACAGGAAGGAGCCCAGCTGTTCAAGGTGAGGCCCGTGCACCGGCACCATCAGCAGCACCTGGGGGCTTGTCGGGAATGCCCGGcgcctgcccccagccccgctGGGTCAGACGTGCATTTTGAGTCAGATGAGTTCCCAGGCAATGGCAGAGGTCTGCTTCACCTCACACCTACTCTAAACTTCAAGGTGTACGtgggggaagctgaagcccagagagggggaTGTCTTACCCGGAGTCACACAGCATGACTCTGGTGAGTCAGGATAAGGGCTCAGGCAGAGTCCAATGGTGCAGACCTGGGTTCGAGTCTTGCTCTGCCCTGTTACCAGGCCACCCTGGGCAAGTCCCACTAGCCTCCCCCAACCAGAAGGGTGATAACAGTACCAAATCGATGGGGACTTTAATGCAGGAAGAGTTCCCAGGAACCCCCAAACCTGAGTAAAAGAAGGTAGGGACTCAGTGTCGAGGGCAGGCTCTGGAGCACATGAGGTGGTAGGAGAGCAGGACCCGCTTTCCAAGGGAATATCCCTTACCCCAGCTCCTGCCTTTTCCCATCCCAGACGGCCCCATTTGGTGGCTCCTTCTCCACACCCCAAGGGTCCTATGCTTGAGTTCTCTGGTTTCCAGAGGACCCCAGGCCATGCCCACCACAAACCCCCAACCCAGCTGAGACAGATCCTAGACTCCATGCCTTTGAGACTACACATTTCACAGATGcataaactgaggcccagagaagcaacATGACTAGCCCAGAGCCAGAAGTGAACTGGAgtcattttctctcagtctggTGCTCTTTCTGCTTCATGAGGAAGAGACTGCAGTGTCTGATCCTGGCCTCTGCAGGgagtcctccctctccccagccttaCCCGCCTCAGTTGTTTGAAGTGTCAGAGCAAGAAAGAcaagggcagccaggagtgcagTCTTCAGGCTGGCCATGCTCTTGTCCTTTGTGTCCCAGTCCAGGTGTCTGTAATCACCGGATGACAGGGAGGTCTGGTATTTAAACACGCTACACCCACAAGCTTCAGACACTCTTAGTCACCGGTGGGCTCAGAATCTCTGACATTCACATTATGAAAGAAGAACTCCCGCTTCCtccaaataaaaggaaattctcTGTGGCTGGGAACAGCTCAGAGGGGACCCCCTGTCTGCCCTCCCCTCGGAGTCTCAAGAGACTTGCAAAATCCCCGTCAGCTGGGTTTAGAGGCCTGTGCTCTCCAGGGTCCACTGACTTGATGGCCTTCACCATGTCACTGGATGTCTTTGAGGATCAGTTTGCCCATCTGGAAATGGGGGAGATGGTTTCACAGCCCTACCTACTTACCTCCGTGGTTGTTTGTAAGGCAGTAAGGATGAGGGCAGGGGCTGACCAGTCCTAAACCCTCACCTTGTAGCCTTAATGATCTTCATCACTGATGTCTCCTCAGAAGGAGAGGCCTGAGAACGCACGGGGCTGGTTTCTGCTCCCTGCATCAGCCTCTTCTGCCGCTTCTCCCAAAATCCCAAGTTGGGCCAATGCATGATCCCTTCAACAGTTGCAAAGAGCTTCCACACATTTCCCTCCTGCCTGTTCTTCCTTCCCAGCTGTCTCCGGTCTCTTCCTTATCCACCCCCTTCTCGATCTCTCACCATATCCCACTGACTACGTCCTACATTTCTCTTGAATCTGTCCCCTCCCTTCTAGTCCCATGGTCCCTGCCTAGTCCAGGCCACCCTCACCCCGGGCCAGCTTCAGCCCTCAATCCCCTCTTGGGGTGGCTGGAGCGGCCCAGATTCAGAGCTGCACGGGCCTCTCTCCTTCTTCAAAACCTGCTGTGACCTTTGacctgaggacagagcccaagCCCCTAACTGTGGCCTTCAAGGCCTCCTTCCCAGACACGCTCCCTCCCACACTGGCCTCCCTCCTCTGAGGGATCACACCACAGTCCTCACACTTCCTCAAAGAGCTCTGCAGTCTGTCCTTGGGCATCAATGCCCTTTTTACTTCTCTACCGCATAAACTCCTACTCATGCATTAAGAGCCATGTGAAATGTCACCTACTAGGTAAGCACACCCCCTCAGGACTTGAAAGTTCTGCAGGGTGACCTAGAACATGGCCCTGTGCAGACGATGTCAAGTTTTCCCTTTCTCAGTCTCCTTCCCAGAAGCCAAACTCCATGCTCTTGGAAGACAAGGGTCTGCTTATGTCTGTCTTGGCATTCCCAGTGTCTACTGAGAGTGGGGTCCCCAGTGGACGCTCTGGACACATGCAAcgaaggaggaaactgaggctcagagaataaggggacttgcccaaggtcacacaaccagtcagtgactgagccagcccagaaATTCAGGACCCAGCACTACATTTGCAAAGGGCCCCACCCATCCATTTATCATtcgttccacaaatatttattgagccctgtGGTAGACAAGATAACAGTGCCTGCAATGTGTCTTATTTCCTGAAATATGTGCATATGTGACCTTACATGGTAActgggactttgcagatgtgttTAAGTTAAAGACTgtaaaataaggggtgcctgagtggcactGTAGGTTAaggcctccgcctttggctctggtcataatccctGTAAAATAGGGAGGTTGTCTGGTTTCTCCTTTTGGGCCCAACAGCTTCACGGAGTCATTATAAGATTGGGTCAGATTCAGAGCAGGAGAGGAGATAGAATGATGGAAGCAGAAGTCTGGAAGATGTAGGATCATGAACCCAGGAATGCAgacagcctctagaagctggaaaatgcAAGGAAACAGACACTCTTCTGGGACTTCCAGAAGGAATATAGCTCTGTTGATGCCTCGATTTCGGTCCCACTGAAACCATCTGAGGACATCTGATTTCCGGAACCATAAGGGAGTCGGTTTGTGTCTTTTGAAGTCCCTACATTTGTGACCATGTGTTACAGCAGCAGGAGGGAACTAATACGAGCCCCTGTCATGGGCCAGGGACAGTACCAGGGTCTGGTATATGACAGTGAACGTGTCCCTGCTAACGTAGATTTTACCCTGGAGACGGATGATAAACAGGCAAATACCAAACAGGGTAATATCGGGCAATCGTGGGTGCCGTGAAGAAAATCAAATGGAGGAAAAGAGACTGTGACGATAGAGAAGCAGCTGTGGTTGGTCAGTAAAGGCCTCTGTGAGGAGCTGAAACACACAAGATACGAAGGAGCCTGCCAGGGAGGAAGAGGCAAGTGTGAAGGCCCTCGCggggctaggggcgcctgggtgactcagccccCGGggcgtcggactcttgatttcggctcataTGTCATGATAtcatgggtcgtgagatcgagccctgtgtcggactcagtgctcagcacagagtctgcttgaggattctctctctccctctccctctgcccttctcccgcTCACAGGCTTGTGCACcatgcacgctctctcaaataaataggtaaatataaataaataaataaataaataaataaggcccTGCCAGAGGGCAGAGCAGCGGGGACAGAAagggtgggggagcaggaggcagctgAAGGAGAGGCAAAGAAGTACACAGCACCCCCTGGGAAGACCTCGCGTCAAGGGACGTAACCCAAAGCCAGTCACTGTGTGACTGtcactgtgtgattccacttctGTGAGGTTCCTCGTCATCAAATTCATAGAGTAGAAGGATGGTTGCCAGGtgctggaaggaggagggaatggTTGGTTAGTGTTTAATGAGCCCAGAGTTTCAGACtgggaagatggaaaagttctggagatggttgGTGGTGACGGGGCACAACCACCTGAATGTAATTAATGCTGCGCAACCatcaaaaaaccataaaataaccatcaaaaatggttaaaatggttaatttgaTGTTGTATATATTTCAtcagttgaaaaaaaagaatggctcagttggaggagtaggatctcggggttgtgagatgcatacatacgtacatatgtatgcatgtgaGATCACATACatacctacattaaaaaaaagaagaaagaaaacaaaagtatatggaaagatactccacattgtatgtcatcagggaaatgcaaattaaaacaacagtgaggCACCATGACACACCCATTGGAAaggccaaaatctggaacactgacgcACCAGATGCTGGTAAGGGTGAGGACCGAGAACCCCAGTCCACTGTCGGTGCGGATGCCAAATGGTCCAGCCACTCTGCAAtgcagtttggcagtttcttacaaaacgaaACATACTCCCAGTATGGGATCCAGTGATCACGTTCCTTGGCATGTCCCCAGACAAGTtatttatgtccacacaaaagcctACATTCATTTTCATAAATGTCACAACTTAGaagtaaccaagatgtccttcagtaggggGATAGATCAACTGTGGCCTATTgagacaatggaatattcttcagtgctaaaaaagaaatgagttatagTGAGTGAGTTATCAAGCCATGAACAGGCATGGAGGAATCTTCCATTTActtaaatatgactaagggaaagaagccaatttgaaaaggctgcatattgtaggattccaactctgtgacattctggaaaagacaaaactatggacaCAGTAAGAAGATCGGTGGTTTCCAGGGgttagggggagggagagatgaataggcagagcaaaGAGGACTTTTAGGGCCGTGGAAATACACTGTATGATACCACAATGAGGGATACGTGTCATTAGCGTGTTTTTCTCCAAACCTATAGTAAATACAAAGCCAAGAAGAAACTGTAAGGTAAAAAATGTgataagggtgtgtgtgtgtgtgtgtgtgtgtgtgtgtgtgtgtgtgtgtaggttgaCCAGTTGTAACAAATGGACCACTCTGGCTGGGGATGTTGATAATGCGGGAGACTGTGCACATGTGAGGGCAGAAGATACAAGGAAATTCTCTGTAGCTTCCTTTCAATTTTGCCATGAacttaaaactgctttaaaaaaattaaagtcttaaaaaagaagggggcacctaggtggctcagccggttgggcatctgccttcagctcaggtcataatcccaaggttttgggattgagccctgaat
The genomic region above belongs to Neovison vison isolate M4711 chromosome 7, ASM_NN_V1, whole genome shotgun sequence and contains:
- the CCL22 gene encoding C-C motif chemokine 22; translation: MASLKTALLAALVFLALTLQTTEAGPYGTNVEDSVCCREYFRHPLPLRMIRFFYWTSDSCRRPGVVFLTVKDREICADPRMPWVKKIVQKLSA